Proteins encoded by one window of Glycine soja cultivar W05 chromosome 15, ASM419377v2, whole genome shotgun sequence:
- the LOC114387738 gene encoding protein SODIUM POTASSIUM ROOT DEFECTIVE 2-like, translated as MKGMNLFCSSISSTAVTSSTTDHHSTVRRSTKRHAGIPRKSQLRVPCSSRLLPINPKPQNGDVRRTGSIQVNNLYDSSSTRYLLGDWVSESDKIPSNSHKTTLQNQVVVLRVSLHCKACARKVTKHISKMEGVTSFSIDMEAKKVTIIGHVTPLGVLASVSKVKNAQLWPSSTSSLPSLSSSMPM; from the exons ATGAAAGGAATGAATCTGTTCTGCTCTTCCATTTCTTCCACAGCAGTAACCTCTAGTACTACGGATCATCATTCCACGGTGCGCAGAAGCACCAAAAGGCACGCCGGTATTCCAAGGAAAAGCCAACTTCGTGTCCCTTGTTCATCCAGATTATTGCCTATCAATCCTAAGCCTCAAAACGGCGATGTTCGCAGAACAGGCTCCATTCAAGTTAACAACCTATATGATTCATCGTCAACTAGATATCTCCTCGGTGATTGGGTGTCTGAGTCTGATAAAATCCCTTCAAACTCACACAAGACCACCCTGCAGAACCAGGTTGTGGTTTTGAGGGTCTCATTGCACTGCAAGGCCTGTGCAAGAAAAGTTACAAAACACATTTCAAAAATGGAAG GAGTAACATCATTCAGTATAGACATGGAGGCAAAGAAAGTAACAATAATTGGACACGTGACACCATTAGGGGTTCTGGCAAGTGTGTCCAAGGTGAAGAATGCACAGCTATGGCCATCTTCGACATCATCTTTGCCATCATTGTCTTCGTCAATGCCGATGTAA
- the LOC114386790 gene encoding exocyst complex component EXO70H1-like: MPKMGLKNLFFFKTSPSPPSSSPTRTFSDSLMDQNIETARAIISKWELISPSDQAAPLFSNTRQEAKQYLNAVMSLQSTMQHLVALDSSSDTLIQAHFLMQLAMKRLQTEFYRILTQNRDNLDPESVASTDHRSSSVSDDGTDFSDDEFRFAGDSVSTVAMADLKAIAECMVSAGYSKECVKIYILMRKSMVDEALYHFGVERLTFSQIQKMDWEVLESKIKSWLNAVRFAVRTLFHGEKTLCDYVFGSPERKIAESCFAAVCREGAESLFAFPEKVAKCKKTPEKMFRTLDLYEAISDNRQQIESIFSSESTSCIRSQVTVSQARLGEAARTMLINFESAIQKESSKIPLPGGGIHPVTRYVMNYIAFLADYGDALAEIVADWPQNSLPESYYRSPDREGKNRSSEIAERMAWLILVLLCKLDGKAELYKEVALSYLFLANNMQYVVVKVRNSNLGFILGEDWLTKHELKVKEYVSKYEHVGWNKVFLSLPETPTAEQARAILECFDVAFHDACKAQFSWVVPDPKLREEIKASIASKFVPSHRELFEKYQVGSETVFGLTPDDLEHSLSDILSGSVSSSHSPSPPHRFKRP, from the coding sequence ATGCCGAAAATGGGACTCAAAAACCTGTTCTTCTTCAAAACATCACCTTCGCCACCTTCCTCTTCTCCCACAAGAACCTTCTCCGATTCACTAATGGACCAAAACATCGAAACCGCTCGCGCCATCATTTCCAAATGGGAACTTATTTCCCCTTCTGACCAAGCCGCCCCTCTATTCAGCAACACACGCCAAGAAGCCAAACAGTACCTTAACGCTGTCATGAGCCTGCAGTCCACTATGCAGCACCTCGTCGCACTGGATTCCTCCTCCGACACCCTCATCCAAGCCCACTTCCTTATGCAACTCGCCATGAAGAGACTCCAGACCGAGTTCTATCGGATATTAACCCAAAACAGAGACAATCTCGATCCTGAATCTGTCGCCTCCACCGATCACCGGAGCAGCAGCGTCTCCGACGACGGCACCGATTTCTCCGACGACGAGTTCCGCTTTGCCGGTGACTCGGTCTCCACGGTTGCCATGGCGGACTTGAAAGCCATTGCGGAGTGTATGGTTTCCGCCGGCTACAGCAAAGAGTGCGTCAAGATTTACATCTTAATGAGAAAGTCCATGGTGGATGAGGCACTGTACCATTTCGGAGTGGAGAGGCTCACTTTCTCTCAGATTCAGAAGATGGACTGGGAGGTGCTCGAGTCGAAGATTAAGTCCTGGCTCAACGCTGTCAGGTTCGCCGTCCGCACTCTGTTTCACGGCGAGAAAACGCTCTGTGACTACGTCTTCGGTTCGCCGGAGAGGAAGATCGCGGAGTCATGTTTCGCCGCGGTTTGCAGAGAAGGAGCGGAGTCGCTGTTCGCATTCCCGGAAAAAGTTGCCAAGTGCAAGAAAACGCCGGAGAAAATGTTCAGGACGCTGGATTTGTACGAAGCGATCTCCGACAACCGGCAACAAATCGAGTCCATCTTCTCGTCGGAATCAACCTCCTGCATCAGATCTCAAGTCACTGTTTCTCAGGCGAGGCTCGGCGAGGCGGCACGGACGATGCTAATCAACTTCGAATCCGCGATTCAGAAGGAATCTTCTAAGATTCCCCTGCCTGGCGGCGGGATCCACCCGGTCACGCGCTACGTAATGAACTACATCGCGTTCCTCGCAGATTACGGCGACGCACTCGCCGAGATTGTCGCCGATTGGCCTCAAAATTCGTTGCCGGAGTCTTATTACCGCAGTCCGGATCGCGAGGGAAAGAATCGCTCATCGGAGATAGCTGAACGGATGGCGTGGCTGATATTAGTGCTCCTCTGCAAGCTCGACGGAAAAGCTGAACTCTACAAGGAGGTTGCACTCTCTTACCTGTTCCTGGCAAATAACATGCAATACGTCGTCGTAAAGGTCCGCAACTCAAACCTAGGGTTCATCCTCGGGGAGGATTGGTTGACGAAGCACGAACTGAAGGTGAAAGAGTACGTTTCCAAGTACGAGCACGTGGGATGGAACAAGGTTTTTCTGTCGCTGCCGGAAACTCCGACGGCGGAGCAAGCTAGGGCGATCTTGGAGTGTTTCGACGTCGCATTCCATGATGCGTGCAAGGCACAGTTTTCGTGGGTAGTACCCGACCCGAAACTGCGAGAGGAAATAAAAGCTTCAATAGCTTCGAAATTCGTTCCAAGTCATAGGGAACTCTTTGAGAAGTATCAGGTCGGGTCAGAAACCGTGTTCGGGCTTACACCCGATGATTTGGAGCATAGTCTTTCTGACATTTTATCGGGTAGCGTTTCGTCGTCGCATTCTCCTTCACCTCCACATCGCTTCAAACGCCCGTGA
- the LOC114387242 gene encoding 60S ribosomal protein L35-like, with protein MARIKVYELRYKTKAELLNQLKDLKAELALLRVAKVTGGAPNKLSKIKVVRLSIARVLTVISQKQKAALREAYKKKKYLPLDLRPKKTRAIRRRLTKHQASLKTQREKKKELYFPMRKYAIKV; from the exons ATGG CGAGAATCAAGGTGTACGAGCTGAGGTACAAGACAAAAGCAGAGCTTCTGAACCAACTGAAGGATCTCAAAGCAGAACTCGCTCTCCTCCGCGTCGCTAAGGTCACCGGCGGAGCCCCAAACAAGCTTTCCAAAAT CAAAGTGGTTCGGCTTTCGATAGCGCGGGTGCTGACAGTGATTTCCCAGAAGCAAAAGGCAGCGTTGAGGGAAGCttacaagaagaagaaataccTTCCTTTGGATCTGCGTCCCAAGAAGACCAGAGCCATCAGAAGGCGCTTAACTAAGCACCAG GCTTCATTGAAGACACAGCGtgagaaaaagaaggaattgTATTTTCCAATGCGAAAATATGCAATTAAAGTGTAA